The following proteins come from a genomic window of Allocoleopsis franciscana PCC 7113:
- a CDS encoding WD40 domain-containing protein has product MSTPQPSIYQYQVGGSLPKDAPTYVVRQADSDLYEGLKAGEFCYVLNSRQMGKSSLQVRTMQRLAAEGIACATIDISDIGSQQVSLEKWYGGVAYKLVSSFHLLDAIEFMTWWREREMLSPVQRLGELIEGVLLVQSTQNLVIFVDEIDSVLSLKEPLDDFFALIRASHNKRAQKPQYNRLTFALLGVATPSDLIRDKKRTPFNIGQAIHLSGFELHEAMSLVVGLPSKTDNPTEVIKEILAWTGGQPFLTQKICKLVQMSELVIPAGSEGSCIENLVRTQVIENWEASDEPEHLKTIRDRLLRNELRASRLLGLYQQVLQQGEIAADDSPDQVELRLSGLVVKQQGQLRVYNRIYEAVFNNSWVEKELASLRPYSQVIAAWLASNRQDSSRLLRGQALKEALQWSANKSLSVLDYAFLAASQQLDRLQIQRDLEAERQAKQILFEVKQQAEQLLEEAKEGTKIERAGVKALQLFEAGGREIEALLLAMQAGQALHKRVQGGRRVQDYPATSPLLALQMILDHIRERNQFSRHQGEVTSVSFSPNGEYIATASYDGTARLWDLSGNQIAELKEHQGKVTSVSFSPNGEYIATASYDGTARLWDLSGNQIAQFRVDTLWLWEPQSQKDNDRIDVVSFNLNFKGDRINSVSFNLKGDCLAAALDDGTVRQWNLSGNQLAQFQTHQGMVRSVCFSPNGNYIATASYDSTAKLWDLYGNQLVELKGHQGEVTSVSFSPTGEYIATASYDGTARLWDLLGNQIVQFQGHQGMVRSVSFSPNGEYIATASADRTARLWDLSGNQLAELKGHQGEVTSVSFSPTGEYIATASYDGTVRLWNLSGNQIVPFRGHQGWVLSVSFSPTGEYIATASYDDTARLWDLSGNQLAQFIGHQNRVNSVSFSPTEEYVVTASDDRTARLWDLSGNLITPFIGHQGWVLSVSFHPTGEYIATASADNTARLWDLSGNPITQLIGHQDAVRSISFHPTGEYIATASADNTARLWDLSGNPITQLIGHQGAVTSVSFSPNGEYICTTSSDSTTRLWDLSGNQLAQFIGHQEMVFSASFSPNGELLATASADGTARLWRVEGLDELLCRGCDWLSDYLFTHPEALQKLEVCQNRFSFQQ; this is encoded by the coding sequence GTGAGTACACCACAACCCTCTATTTACCAGTATCAAGTTGGTGGCAGCTTACCAAAGGATGCGCCTACTTATGTGGTACGACAAGCTGACTCTGACCTCTATGAAGGACTGAAGGCGGGAGAGTTCTGCTATGTTCTCAATTCTCGGCAGATGGGCAAGTCCAGTTTGCAGGTGCGAACTATGCAAAGGCTTGCTGCCGAAGGAATCGCCTGTGCCACCATTGATATTTCCGATATTGGTTCCCAGCAGGTTTCTTTAGAGAAGTGGTACGGGGGAGTCGCCTACAAGCTAGTTAGCAGTTTCCATCTCTTGGATGCCATCGAGTTTATGACTTGGTGGCGCGAGCGCGAAATGCTCTCCCCTGTACAGCGCTTGGGAGAGTTGATTGAAGGAGTACTGCTTGTGCAGTCAACTCAAAATCTTGTCATTTTTGTCGATGAAATTGATAGCGTTCTCAGCTTAAAAGAGCCACTGGATGACTTCTTTGCCCTAATTCGAGCAAGTCATAATAAACGGGCACAAAAACCCCAATACAATCGACTTACCTTTGCGCTTTTAGGAGTGGCAACGCCATCGGATTTGATTCGAGACAAGAAGCGGACGCCGTTTAATATTGGACAGGCAATTCATTTATCAGGCTTTGAGCTACACGAAGCGATGTCGTTAGTTGTAGGTTTGCCATCAAAAACTGACAACCCTACTGAAGTAATCAAAGAAATCTTGGCTTGGACGGGAGGGCAACCCTTTCTCACTCAAAAGATTTGTAAACTTGTACAGATGTCTGAGTTGGTGATTCCCGCAGGTAGCGAAGGGTCTTGCATAGAGAACTTAGTAAGGACACAGGTGATTGAGAACTGGGAAGCCTCGGATGAGCCAGAGCATCTCAAGACGATACGCGATCGCCTCCTGAGAAATGAACTACGTGCTAGTAGATTACTGGGACTCTATCAGCAAGTTTTACAACAGGGAGAAATTGCTGCCGATGACTCTCCAGACCAAGTGGAATTACGGTTATCGGGGTTGGTTGTTAAGCAGCAGGGGCAATTGAGGGTTTATAACCGCATTTATGAGGCAGTTTTTAACAACAGTTGGGTGGAAAAGGAGTTAGCATCACTGCGACCTTATAGTCAAGTGATCGCTGCTTGGTTAGCGTCCAATCGTCAAGATTCTTCACGGTTGTTGCGAGGGCAGGCGTTGAAAGAAGCCTTGCAATGGTCAGCGAATAAAAGCTTGAGCGTTTTAGATTATGCTTTCTTAGCTGCTAGCCAACAATTAGACAGGCTCCAAATACAAAGAGATCTGGAAGCGGAAAGGCAAGCCAAACAGATTTTATTTGAGGTAAAACAGCAAGCAGAGCAACTGCTTGAAGAAGCTAAGGAAGGTACCAAAATAGAACGAGCTGGAGTCAAGGCATTGCAACTGTTTGAGGCTGGGGGCAGGGAAATAGAAGCATTATTGTTAGCGATGCAGGCAGGGCAAGCTTTGCACAAGCGGGTGCAAGGTGGTCGGCGAGTGCAAGATTATCCTGCTACCAGTCCCCTGCTAGCCTTACAGATGATTCTTGACCACATCCGAGAACGGAATCAATTCTCAAGGCATCAGGGCGAGGTAACGAGTGTCAGTTTTAGCCCCAACGGAGAGTATATAGCTACCGCTTCCTATGACGGCACGGCACGGCTGTGGGACTTATCTGGCAACCAAATAGCTGAATTGAAGGAGCATCAGGGCAAGGTAACGAGTGTCAGTTTTAGCCCCAATGGAGAGTATATAGCTACCGCTTCCTATGACGGCACGGCACGGCTGTGGGACTTATCTGGCAACCAAATAGCCCAATTTCGGGTTGACACCCTATGGTTGTGGGAACCTCAATCTCAGAAAGATAACGACAGGATAGATGTTGTCAGTTTTAACCTCAACTTCAAGGGAGACAGGATAAATAGTGTCAGTTTTAACCTCAAGGGAGATTGCCTTGCCGCTGCCTTAGATGACGGTACCGTAAGGCAGTGGAACTTATCTGGCAACCAGCTAGCCCAATTTCAGACCCATCAGGGTATGGTCAGAAGCGTTTGTTTTAGCCCCAACGGAAACTATATAGCTACTGCTTCCTATGACAGCACAGCAAAGCTATGGGACTTATATGGAAACCAGCTAGTTGAATTGAAGGGACATCAGGGTGAGGTAACGAGTGTCAGTTTTAGCCCCACCGGAGAGTACATAGCTACTGCTTCTTATGACGGCACGGCAAGGCTGTGGGATTTATTGGGGAACCAGATAGTTCAATTTCAGGGGCATCAGGGTATGGTCAGAAGTGTCAGTTTTAGCCCCAACGGAGAGTACATAGCTACCGCCTCAGCCGATAGGACGGCAAGACTATGGGATTTATCTGGAAACCAACTAGCTGAATTGAAGGGACATCAGGGTGAGGTAACGAGTGTCAGTTTTAGCCCCACCGGAGAGTACATAGCTACCGCTTCTTATGACGGCACTGTAAGGCTGTGGAATTTATCCGGAAATCAGATAGTTCCATTTCGGGGGCATCAGGGCTGGGTATTAAGTGTCAGTTTTAGCCCCACCGGAGAGTACATAGCTACCGCTTCCTATGACGACACCGCACGGCTGTGGGATTTATCTGGCAACCAGCTAGCCCAATTTATCGGGCATCAGAATAGGGTAAATAGTGTTAGTTTTAGTCCCACCGAAGAATATGTAGTCACTGCTTCAGATGACCGCACAGCAAGGCTGTGGGACTTATCTGGAAACTTAATAACCCCATTTATCGGCCATCAGGGCTGGGTATTAAGTGTCAGTTTTCACCCCACGGGAGAGTACATAGCTACTGCCTCAGCCGACAATACGGCGAGGCTGTGGGACTTATCCGGAAACCCAATAACCCAACTTATCGGCCATCAGGATGCAGTAAGAAGTATCAGTTTTCACCCCACGGGAGAGTACATAGCTACTGCCTCAGCCGACAATACGGCGAGGCTGTGGGACTTATCCGGAAACCCAATAACCCAACTTATCGGCCATCAGGGTGCGGTAACAAGTGTCAGCTTTAGTCCCAATGGGGAGTACATTTGCACGACCTCATCTGACAGTACCACACGCTTGTGGGATTTGTCGGGAAACCAGCTCGCTCAATTTATTGGGCATCAGGAGATGGTATTTAGCGCCAGTTTTAGCCCTAATGGTGAACTTCTCGCCACCGCTTCCGCCGACGGCACCGCACGACTGTGGCGGGTGGAAGGATTGGATGAACTGCTCTGCCGAGGCTGCGACTGGCTTTCTGATTACTTGTTCACCCATCCTGAAGCACTCCAAAAACTAGAGGTATGCCAAAACAGGTTTAGCTTTCAACAGTGA
- a CDS encoding AAA-like domain-containing protein → MPRSLRVREDYILKVKSSLLRNGFPNQRLLAEHLEIAQSTVSNFLNGKTVDLRNFLEICRVLGQEWRDIANFDEEPPQEEPPNVTAKVALGDCCPDLNLATMLQQALKEAGHEVFMAEKNSSWGAYLKQCDYLLLLLSQQSAVSEMVLEVVQRVKELHNTTPQKPAIFPICIDLSPDSPLSFDLLGYLQGVQAWQWRSSDDSSTLLEEVNSVITEGRISLPANHKLAVNLQTLTRQTGDKPLPFAPPELPGGQVDLASPFYIERPPIEERCYETITQPGALIRIKAPRQMGKTSLMARILHHAEQRGSRTVALSLQLANQRVFANSDKFLQWFCTIVGLELGVPDQLAKYWEMAEIAGSNISCRAYFEQYLLPQLDRPLTLGLDEVDCIFPYQEIADDFFGLLRALHEEAKRRDIWKKFRLIVVHSTEVYVPLDMNKSPFNVGLPIELPEFTSQQVHSLARRHSLDWNAGEVEKLMALVGGHPYLLRLAMYAIARQDVTLDQLLQEAPTEAGLYSDHLRRHLWNLEKHPQLMEAMREVAISSNPVRLPTVQAFKLNSMGLVRLCGNEVTSRCYLYEQYFRERLGNKAI, encoded by the coding sequence ATGCCCCGATCGCTAAGGGTGCGTGAAGACTATATTCTCAAAGTTAAATCGTCTCTTTTGCGTAATGGCTTTCCCAACCAGAGACTGTTAGCGGAGCATTTAGAGATAGCTCAATCCACGGTTAGCAACTTCTTGAATGGCAAAACCGTCGATTTGAGAAATTTTCTGGAAATTTGTCGCGTCTTGGGTCAGGAATGGCGCGATATAGCCAATTTTGACGAAGAACCGCCCCAAGAGGAACCCCCTAACGTTACAGCCAAAGTGGCGCTCGGCGATTGCTGCCCAGACCTCAACCTCGCAACTATGTTGCAACAAGCCTTAAAGGAAGCGGGTCATGAAGTCTTCATGGCTGAGAAAAACTCTTCCTGGGGAGCCTACTTAAAGCAGTGCGACTACCTGCTGCTGCTCTTGTCTCAGCAATCAGCCGTCAGTGAAATGGTTTTAGAGGTGGTACAACGGGTTAAAGAGTTGCACAACACTACTCCCCAAAAGCCAGCGATTTTTCCAATTTGTATAGACTTATCCCCAGATTCACCCCTGAGTTTCGACTTGCTGGGCTATTTGCAGGGGGTTCAGGCATGGCAGTGGCGTTCCTCTGACGACAGTTCAACTCTGCTTGAGGAAGTTAATAGCGTAATCACAGAAGGTCGTATCTCCTTACCTGCTAACCATAAATTAGCAGTGAACCTGCAAACTCTTACCCGACAAACGGGGGACAAACCCCTGCCATTCGCCCCGCCAGAATTACCAGGAGGGCAAGTAGACTTGGCTTCTCCCTTTTATATCGAGCGTCCCCCCATTGAGGAACGCTGTTATGAAACGATAACGCAGCCTGGAGCACTTATCCGTATCAAAGCCCCCAGACAGATGGGCAAAACCTCCCTGATGGCAAGGATTCTCCATCACGCCGAACAGCGAGGCTCTCGTACCGTTGCCTTGAGCTTGCAGTTAGCCAATCAGAGAGTGTTTGCCAATTCGGACAAATTTCTACAGTGGTTTTGCACCATTGTTGGTCTAGAGCTAGGAGTGCCCGACCAATTAGCCAAATATTGGGAGATGGCGGAGATTGCTGGCAGCAATATCAGTTGCAGGGCTTACTTTGAGCAATATCTCTTGCCACAACTCGACCGTCCTCTGACTCTCGGCTTGGATGAAGTTGATTGTATTTTCCCCTACCAAGAAATCGCTGACGACTTCTTTGGGTTGTTGCGAGCATTGCATGAAGAAGCCAAACGGCGCGATATCTGGAAAAAGTTTCGTTTAATTGTCGTACATTCCACTGAAGTTTACGTACCCCTGGATATGAATAAATCCCCCTTTAATGTGGGGCTACCGATTGAATTACCAGAGTTTACCTCACAACAGGTACACTCGTTAGCTAGACGGCACTCCCTCGATTGGAATGCAGGTGAAGTCGAAAAGCTGATGGCTCTTGTGGGAGGGCATCCTTACCTATTGCGGCTAGCGATGTATGCTATAGCACGTCAGGATGTTACTCTTGACCAATTGCTGCAAGAGGCTCCCACCGAAGCAGGACTTTACAGCGACCATCTGCGACGCCATTTATGGAATCTGGAAAAGCATCCCCAGTTGATGGAGGCAATGCGAGAGGTGGCGATTTCCTCCAACCCCGTGCGGTTACCGACAGTTCAGGCATTTAAATTAAACAGCATGGGGCTAGTGCGGTTGTGTGGCAATGAAGTGACTTCCCGATGCTATTTGTACGAGCAATATTTCCGCGAACGGCTAGGAAATAAAGCGATTTAG
- a CDS encoding pentapeptide repeat-containing protein produces MSHLENGTETEIQQELAEKPEPLVEQRKDSCPLRAVEANPDKVNLAQADFRGANLSRANLSAMNLIEVQFELAILRSTNFHGANLIGANFQQADLKNAILAEALLDNANLEQADLRNAELWRAFLNNAFLSHAICRGAIFVEATLNNADLTGIDLSHGDLCEANLHQANLTESILHHASFWRANLSQACLKSASLLKANLTGANLRGASLSQANLAYADLSQTDLSDADLSYANLTRCQLTDANLTGTKLEGTILAPIGLNHCPELYPNQKISSWEKMRFRSQVEIQVAQVLEARGLLYCPNPLTRLGSYHRSFEVDFVVCCPTQLGFKWAILEIDGYWHFPEKRAKEHERERLFEHSGVRVYRFDAKLCSINPEAVVSELIELMSK; encoded by the coding sequence ATGAGCCATCTTGAGAATGGGACGGAAACCGAAATCCAACAAGAGTTAGCTGAAAAACCAGAGCCGTTGGTAGAACAGAGAAAAGATTCTTGCCCGCTCCGGGCGGTTGAAGCCAATCCCGACAAAGTGAACTTGGCACAAGCCGATTTTCGTGGTGCTAACTTAAGCCGAGCTAACCTCTCCGCCATGAATCTAATTGAGGTACAGTTTGAATTGGCCATCTTGAGGTCAACCAACTTTCATGGCGCTAACTTAATCGGTGCTAACTTCCAACAAGCTGACCTGAAAAATGCCATTCTGGCAGAAGCGCTACTCGATAATGCCAATTTAGAACAGGCTGACCTAAGGAATGCCGAGCTATGGAGGGCTTTCTTAAACAATGCCTTCCTCAGCCATGCTATATGCCGAGGGGCCATATTTGTAGAGGCGACCTTGAACAATGCGGACCTCACAGGCATTGACCTCAGTCATGGCGACCTGTGTGAAGCTAACCTGCATCAGGCCAATTTGACTGAATCTATCCTGCATCACGCCAGTTTTTGGAGAGCGAATTTAAGTCAAGCGTGCTTAAAAAGTGCCAGCCTTCTTAAGGCGAATTTAACAGGAGCTAATTTACGAGGAGCAAGTTTAAGCCAAGCGAATTTGGCTTATGCCGATTTATCACAAACCGACCTGAGCGATGCCGACCTCAGTTATGCCAATCTGACGAGATGCCAACTGACAGACGCTAATCTTACTGGCACCAAATTGGAGGGGACGATTCTTGCCCCCATTGGACTGAATCATTGCCCTGAACTCTACCCCAACCAGAAAATCTCCAGTTGGGAAAAAATGCGTTTCCGTTCGCAGGTAGAAATTCAAGTAGCGCAGGTACTGGAGGCAAGGGGACTGCTGTATTGCCCAAACCCCCTAACTCGTCTAGGTTCATATCACAGAAGTTTTGAAGTGGATTTTGTAGTCTGTTGTCCAACTCAACTAGGATTCAAATGGGCTATTTTGGAAATAGATGGCTACTGGCACTTTCCAGAAAAACGGGCGAAGGAACACGAAAGAGAAAGGCTGTTTGAACATAGCGGCGTTCGAGTTTACCGATTTGATGCCAAACTGTGCTCAATTAATCCAGAGGCCGTAGTCAGTGAATTAATTGAGCTGATGAGTAAATAG
- a CDS encoding WD40 domain-containing protein: MSTPQPSTYQYQVGGSLPVDAPTYVVRQADSDLYEGLKAGEFCYVLNSRQMGKSSLQVQTLQRLQGEGIACATIDISDIGSQQVSPDKWYGGFAYKLASSFNLFEAVEFMTWWREREMLPPVQRLGELIEGVLLVQLTQNLVIFVDEIDSVLSLKEPLDDFFALIKACYNKRSHKPQYKRLTFALLGVATPSDLIRDKTRSPFNIGQAIHLSGLALAEAMPLAQGLAQKTNNQKAVLKEILAWTGGQPFLTQKICKLVLMSSLPITAGDEGAWVENLVRAQVIENWEAFDEPEHLKTIRDRILWSQRQGQLLQLYHQILQSGELKANDLPEQMELRLSGLVVKQQGKLRVYNRIYQSIFNRNWVENALDEAGLLPKFASKSTPSKAEIQAIKRLASDALKQFESQQIESLLLAMQAGQALKALVHEGCPLQDYPTVSPLYALQTILDNIYERNKFKAHASGVNGVSFSASGQRIITVGADGRVRIWKLSGRQIVEWESNRGSIWSMSFSPDRQLIATAGLNGTVRLWELPGIELAHWNAHQGTVRRVTFSPDGQVIATVGKDEVRLWNLSGQQLAQWNTSQDKVVHGTFSPDGQGFATAGEDGTIRFWNLSGQQLDQWKVHSDGIIDVSFSPNGQQIATVSNSGKAKLWNLSGQQLVQLNDYPLLVRKVSFSPDGQHIVTAGLDSTIELWNNSGQQLAQLKGHKGLVRSVSFRQDGQYLATASADGTVRLWDLSDKPVAQWNSHQSKIWSVSFKPDGQYLATAGADSSIRLWNLQGKQLAQLDGHQGWVRRVSFSPDGQYLATAGYDSTVRLWNLEGQQIVLNGHQGRVNSVSFSPDGQYLATAGCDGTVRLWNLEGQQLSQLNTRHGKVYDLSLSPNGQHLATAEADGTARLWQMSGQQLLELKAQRGRVYTLSFSPDGQYLATGGTGGTVRLWDLSGQQLAQWQSHQGTVYCISFNPNGQQIATAGADSMAKLWDLSGRQLAQWQSPNNSVYSVVSFSPDGQCLATVGTGGLQIWRIGGLDELLLRGCDWLKDYFVTHPEAQEKLEVCQNLISFGEANVQKTTLSWSS; the protein is encoded by the coding sequence GTGAGTACACCACAACCCTCTACTTACCAATATCAAGTCGGCGGCAGTCTACCCGTTGATGCGCCGACTTATGTGGTGCGGCAAGCCGATTCCGACCTCTATGAAGGACTGAAGGCGGGAGAGTTCTGTTATGTACTCAACTCTCGACAGATGGGTAAGTCTAGCTTGCAGGTGCAAACCCTGCAAAGACTTCAAGGAGAAGGCATCGCCTGTGCCACCATTGATATTTCCGATATTGGTTCTCAGCAAGTTTCTCCAGATAAGTGGTACGGGGGTTTCGCCTACAAACTAGCAAGCAGTTTCAATCTCTTTGAGGCGGTCGAGTTTATGACTTGGTGGCGCGAGCGCGAAATGCTCCCCCCCGTACAGCGCTTGGGAGAGTTGATTGAAGGAGTGCTGCTCGTGCAGTTAACTCAAAATCTTGTCATTTTTGTCGATGAAATCGATAGTGTTCTCAGTTTAAAAGAGCCACTGGATGACTTTTTTGCCCTGATTAAAGCTTGCTACAACAAGCGTAGTCACAAGCCACAATACAAGCGGCTCACGTTTGCTTTGCTAGGAGTGGCAACGCCATCCGACTTAATTCGAGATAAGACGCGCTCGCCATTTAATATTGGACAAGCGATTCATTTATCCGGCTTGGCTCTAGCAGAAGCGATGCCCTTAGCTCAAGGATTGGCACAAAAGACCAACAATCAGAAGGCAGTACTCAAAGAAATCTTAGCCTGGACGGGAGGGCAACCCTTTCTCACTCAAAAGATTTGTAAGCTGGTATTGATGTCCTCCTTACCGATTACCGCAGGTGACGAAGGGGCTTGGGTAGAGAACTTGGTAAGGGCACAGGTAATTGAGAACTGGGAAGCATTCGATGAGCCAGAGCATCTCAAGACGATACGCGATCGCATTCTTTGGAGTCAACGCCAAGGTCAATTACTCCAGTTGTATCATCAGATTTTGCAGAGTGGAGAACTTAAAGCTAATGACTTGCCGGAACAAATGGAACTGCGGCTTAGTGGGTTGGTCGTCAAGCAGCAGGGAAAGTTAAGGGTTTATAACCGCATTTATCAGTCTATTTTTAACCGGAATTGGGTTGAGAATGCCTTAGATGAAGCAGGTTTGCTGCCTAAATTCGCTTCAAAATCGACTCCATCTAAGGCAGAAATTCAGGCTATAAAGCGGCTTGCCTCTGATGCCTTGAAACAGTTTGAGTCCCAACAAATTGAGTCCTTACTTCTAGCAATGCAAGCTGGGCAAGCTTTGAAAGCTCTAGTTCATGAGGGTTGCCCACTGCAAGACTATCCCACTGTAAGTCCTCTCTATGCTTTACAGACGATTCTCGACAACATCTACGAGCGAAATAAGTTCAAAGCTCATGCGAGTGGGGTCAACGGCGTAAGTTTTAGCGCCAGTGGGCAGCGTATTATCACCGTTGGTGCAGATGGCAGAGTTAGAATTTGGAAACTGTCTGGGCGGCAGATAGTTGAATGGGAGAGTAATCGAGGCTCAATCTGGAGTATGAGTTTTAGCCCAGATAGGCAACTCATTGCCACGGCAGGTTTGAATGGTACCGTTAGACTTTGGGAGCTGCCTGGGATAGAGTTGGCTCATTGGAACGCTCATCAGGGTACGGTTAGGCGTGTGACTTTTAGCCCAGATGGACAGGTAATTGCCACAGTAGGGAAGGATGAAGTTCGACTTTGGAATCTGTCTGGGCAGCAGCTAGCTCAATGGAATACTAGTCAAGACAAGGTTGTGCATGGAACTTTTAGCCCAGATGGGCAAGGCTTTGCCACAGCAGGTGAGGACGGCACAATTCGATTTTGGAATTTGTCTGGGCAGCAGCTAGACCAATGGAAAGTTCATAGCGACGGGATTATTGATGTAAGTTTTAGCCCCAATGGTCAGCAAATTGCTACGGTCTCAAACAGTGGCAAGGCGAAGCTTTGGAATCTGTCAGGACAACAGTTAGTTCAATTGAATGACTATCCACTTTTAGTTAGAAAAGTGAGTTTTAGCCCAGATGGGCAGCATATTGTCACAGCAGGTTTAGATAGCACAATTGAACTTTGGAACAATTCAGGGCAGCAATTAGCTCAACTGAAAGGTCATAAGGGTTTGGTCAGGAGTGTAAGCTTTAGGCAAGATGGGCAATACCTGGCAACAGCGAGCGCAGATGGGACAGTCCGCCTTTGGGATTTGTCAGACAAGCCAGTGGCTCAGTGGAACAGTCATCAAAGCAAGATCTGGAGTGTGAGTTTCAAACCAGATGGCCAGTACCTTGCTACCGCTGGAGCAGATAGCAGCATCCGACTCTGGAATTTACAAGGAAAGCAGCTAGCTCAATTGGATGGTCATCAAGGTTGGGTGAGGAGGGTAAGTTTTAGTCCTGATGGACAGTATCTTGCGACGGCTGGATATGACAGCACGGTTCGACTCTGGAACTTAGAAGGGCAGCAGATTGTTTTGAATGGTCATCAAGGCAGAGTCAACAGTGTGAGTTTTAGTCCTGATGGACAGTACCTTGCGACGGCTGGATGTGACGGCACGGTTCGACTCTGGAACCTTGAAGGGCAGCAGCTAAGTCAGTTAAATACTCGTCACGGCAAAGTCTACGATCTCAGTCTTAGCCCGAATGGGCAACACTTGGCTACAGCAGAGGCAGATGGTACAGCAAGGCTTTGGCAGATGTCAGGGCAGCAGTTGTTAGAGTTAAAGGCTCAGCGTGGCAGGGTCTACACTCTGAGCTTTAGCCCGGATGGGCAGTATCTTGCCACAGGAGGAACAGGTGGAACTGTCCGATTGTGGGATTTGTCGGGGCAACAACTAGCTCAATGGCAGAGTCATCAGGGCACAGTCTATTGCATAAGCTTTAACCCAAACGGTCAGCAAATTGCTACAGCCGGAGCAGACAGTATGGCAAAACTCTGGGACTTGTCGGGACGACAGCTAGCTCAATGGCAGAGTCCTAATAACTCGGTCTATAGCGTGGTGAGTTTTAGTCCAGATGGGCAGTGTCTTGCCACTGTAGGAACAGGTGGTCTACAGATTTGGCGTATAGGAGGATTAGATGAACTGCTCTTACGTGGCTGCGACTGGCTCAAAGATTACTTTGTCACTCATCCCGAAGCACAAGAAAAACTAGAGGTATGCCAAAACCTAATTAGCTTTGGTGAAGCAAACGTCCAAAAAACAACGCTAAGCTGGAGTTCCTGA
- a CDS encoding sensor histidine kinase, whose product MIEDLLDQSLILRGKLHLNRCPVELVPLIEAAIDTALPAIDAKKIRFESTLAPSVGRVLGDSERLRRVIWNLLSNAVKFTPEGGYIAIRLELINCCAQIRVSHTGEGIAPDFLPYVFDSFRQEDRTTTSHGGYGFELVSVRYLVELHGGTVHAESPGVAGGATFVVNLPLMSDHVEAGFHEQDSIDERE is encoded by the coding sequence ATGATTGAAGATCTGCTAGACCAATCGCTCATTCTTAGAGGCAAGCTCCACCTTAATCGCTGTCCGGTAGAACTTGTACCACTTATTGAAGCGGCTATCGATACTGCGCTACCAGCGATTGATGCTAAAAAGATTCGGTTTGAATCTACATTAGCTCCGTCGGTGGGGCGAGTCTTGGGCGATTCGGAGCGGTTACGGCGAGTCATTTGGAATCTACTCTCGAACGCGGTTAAGTTCACACCTGAAGGAGGTTACATCGCAATTCGACTTGAACTCATCAACTGCTGTGCCCAAATCAGAGTGAGTCATACGGGGGAGGGAATTGCTCCTGACTTTCTGCCCTATGTCTTTGACAGCTTTCGCCAAGAAGATAGAACGACAACCTCGCATGGCGGATACGGATTTGAGTTGGTTAGTGTGCGTTACTTAGTGGAACTGCACGGCGGTACTGTCCACGCAGAAAGCCCTGGTGTTGCAGGAGGAGCGACGTTCGTTGTGAATCTCCCGCTGATGTCTGATCATGTAGAGGCAGGCTTTCACGAGCAGGATTCAATTGATGAGCGGGAGTGA